TGCTCAGGCGTGGTCGCATAGATCACCGAGCGGTACTGGGTGCCGATGTCGTTGCCCTGGCGCATGCCCTGGGTCGGGTTGTGCAGTTCCCAGAACATCTTCAGCAGGTCTTCGTAGTTCACCTTGGCTTGGTCATACACCACCAGCACCACTTCGCTGTGGCCGGTCAGGCCCGAGCAGACTTCTTCATACGTCGGGTTCGGCGTGAAACCACCGGCATAGCCGACCACGGTGCTGACCACGCCATCGCGCTGCCAGAACTTGCGCTCGGCGCCCCAGAAACAACCCAGGCCGAAGATCGCGAAGCCGACGTCGTCGACGAATGGGCCCAGCAGCGGGTTGCCGTTGACGAAGTGCGTCTGCGGCAGGTTCATCGGGGTTTCACGACCAGGCAACGCTTGTTCTTGAGTAGGCAGCACGTTTTTGTTCACCAGAATTTCCGAGCGCAAGACCATGAGCAGTCCTCTCGTCAGGTTGAGTTAGCGGTAAATTTCAGACAGCCAGTGTGCCCGAGTGTTACAGCGCTGTCAGGCGATTGGCCCGCGCGGATAGCGTCTAAGCTTCTCGAGCAGCTCTGCACCGGGGATCGGCCGGTCGAACAGGTAGCCCTGGCCAACGTCGCAACGGTGCCGACGCAGGAACGCCAGTTGCTCGGGGGTCTCGATGCCTTCGGCCACTACCTTGAGCTTGAGGTTGTGGGCCATGGCGATCACGGCCGAGGTGATTTCCATGTCGTCCTGGTTGTCCGGGATTTCGTGGATAAAGCTGCGGTCGATCTTGATGATGTCGATGGGAAATTTTTTCAGGTAGCTCAGCGACGAGTAACCGGTGCCGAAGTCGTCCATGGCCAGGGTCAGGCCGAAGCTCTTGAGCTGGTCCAGTTGCAGGCGCGTGTCTTCGGTCGCTTCCAGCAGCAGGCCTTCGGTCAGCTCCAGTTCCAGCAGGTTGGCCGGCAGCTGTTCTTCCTTGAGGATCGTGGCGATCGAGGCGACCAGGTCCGGGTCGGAAAACTGTTTGGGCGACAGGTTGATTGCTACCTGCAAATTGCCCATGCCAGCGGCGCTCAGTTGCCTGCTCATGCGGCAGGCCTGGCGCGCGATCCATTTGCCGATCGGGATGATCAAACCGGTCTCTTCGGCGACGCTGATGAACTGATCGGGGCGGATCATGCCCTTTTCCGGATGGTTCCAGCGCAGCAGCGCTTCCATGCCCAGCAAGCGGCCGCTGCGCAGGCACAGCTTGGGCTGGTAGAACACGTCCAGTTCGTTCTGGGTCAGGGCACGACGCAGGTTGTTCTCCACGAACAGCTTGTAGCTGGCCTCGGCGTTCAAGGCTTCGGTGAACACCTGTACCTGGTGTTTGCCGTTGGCCTTGGCCTTGTGCAGGGCCAAGCCGGCGTTGCGCATCAGGGTCTGCGGGTCACGGCCATGCAGCGGTGCACAGGCCAGGCCCACGGAGCCGGTGACGCTGATCAGTTGGTTGTCGACGAACATCGGTTTGTCGAGGGTCGCCAGCAGTTGGCTGGCCACCTGTTGGCCGCTTTCCAGGTCAGTGTCGTCCAGCAGCACCGCGAATTCGTTACTGGCAAAACGCGCCAGGCTGCCGCCGGCACTCAGGCTGTTGCGCAGGCGGCGGGCCAGGCTGATCAGCAGCTTGTCGCCGGTCTGGTGGCCGAGGCTGTCGTTGATGCGCTTGAAGTTGTCGATGTCCACCAGCAACAGGCTGATCGGGCTGTCGCTGTCGCGGGCAAAGCGCTCATCAAGGTTGCGGATAAATGCCGGACGGTTGCCCAGGTTGGTCAGGTTATCGGTGTAGGCCAGGCGTTCGATGCGCTGCTGGGCCAGCTTGTTCTGGGTGATGTCTTCGTAGATGCCGATGTAGTGGGTCAGCTCACGGTTGTCGCCATATACCTTGGAAATCGACAGCTGGCCCCAGTAGGGCTCGAGGTTTTTACGTCGGCTCTTGAACTCGCCCTGCCAGCTGTTGCTCTTGGCCAGGCTCGACGGTGCGTCGAACAGCAGTTCGCTGAGGTTTTCCAGGGCCGGCAGCTGGGCCAGGCGGTGGCCGTGGACTTCTTCGGCGCTGTACTGGGTAATCGCGGTAAAGCTTGGGTTGACGTACTCCACCACGCCGTCGCAGTTGACCAGCAAAAAGGCATTGGCACTTTGCTCCACGGCACGCTGGAACAGGTGCAGGGCGCTGGTGGCGGTACGGCGGTTGTGGTTGTTGATCACTTGCGCGAACTGGTCGGCCAGTTCGCCGGCAAAGGCAATCTCATCGGCCTGCCAGGCACGCGGGCTGCCTCCCTGTTCCAGACACAATACGCCCACCACCTGTCCGTCGACGCGGATACTCGCATCGAGCATGGCGTGGACGTCCCTGGCGCGCAGGTTTTCGACCATTTCCCGGGTGCGCGGGTCGCGCATCGCGTTGGTTGCGTCGATTGCCCGGCTGGTGTGCAGGGCTTCCAGGTAATCCGGAAAGCAACTGGCGTCGATGGGCTCAGGCAGGTGGTGCTGCTGGTCATCGCGGTGGTAGGCCGAGATCGGTACCAGGCGCTGGCCTTCGAGGTTCCAGATGCTTGCGCAGTCGATCTGGTAGATGTCACAGGCGCTGCGGGTGATCAGCTCTGCGGCTTCCTGCAGCGAATTGTTGGCTGTGTAGCGCTGGCGGGCCAGCAACAGGATCAGCTCCTGCTGGGCGCGCACCCGCTCCAGGTGCTGCAGTTGTTCCTGCTGGGCGCGCTGGTTGAGCTCCAGGGCGATCTGCAGGCGGCTGTTCTGGCTTTCCAGGTCCTCCGTCGGGGCGGGCAGGGAGACTTCGTTGAACAGGCCGTCGACCACCATCAGGTAGCCGCGCAGCAGATGGCGATTGTGTTGTTTGTAGGCTTCGCCCATTTCCAGCAGGCTCAGGGGGCCATCGTTGGTGTGCAGGGTGTAGCGCACCAGATAGTGAGGGCTGTCGCTCAGTTGCTGTTGGATGGTGTCGTGCAGTTGATAGCGCGCCTGAGGCTCCATCAGGCTGGCGAAGGGGGTGCCGAGCAGCGCACACAGCTCGACCGCCGACAGGCCGAATTGGCGCTCGCAGTTAGGGTCGAGGTACAGAAGGGCCCAGCTTGCCTCATTAAGCCGCTCGAAACGCAGCATACCGAGGCGCGAAGGCACCGGTAACTGCGTCACTACCTCGGCCGCCATACGGGCGACATCGGGTTGGCTTTTCATGGGGGGGAACTCACTTCAAATAACGCGCACGGCGCCGGGCTCACGCCCTCTTTACTGTTGCCTGCGGCAAGGTTGCATCATGCGGCGCGGGCTGACAAGAGAGGATGAAGGCTAAGTGCTATAAGGGGGTTATCGGCCAGGCGGAGGAATTCTTCAGTCAGGATGACAGAAGGTGTACAACCCTGTTCTGTCTGTAGAGAAAAGCAAAAAAAGCCCCGCCAAATTGACGGGGTTGAGGTACGAGCGTGGCGCTCGGAAATCGTTGCAACCAGGCCTCCCCGATGAAAGGGAGGCCGCTGTGGCTTACAGCAGGATGGTGCGGATGTCGTTCAGCAACTGGCTCAGGCGCTGGGTGAAGCGTGCAGCAGCCGCGCCGTTGATCACACGGTGATCGTAGGACAACGACAGTGGCAGCATCAGCTTCGGCTGGAACGCTTTACCGTCCCAGACTGGCTGGATGGTGGCCTTGGAAACACCCAGGATCGCCACTTCCGGCGCGTTGACGATTGGCGTGAAGCCCGTACCGCCAATGTGACCGAGGCTGGAGATGGTGAAGCACGCGCCTTGCATGTCGTCTGCGGTGAGCTTCTTGTCACGGGCCTTGGCAGCCAGTGCAGCCGCTTCGGCAGCGAGTTGCAGCAGGCTCTTCTGGTCGACGTTCTTGATGACCGGTACCAGCAGGCCATCCGGCGTGTCGACGGCAAAACCAATGTGCACGTACTTCTTGCGAATGATCGCCTTGCCGCTTGGCGCCAGCGAACTGTTGAAGTCCGGCAGCTCCTTGAGCAGGTGCGCACAGGCCTTGAGCAGCAGCGGCAGCACGGTCAGTTTCACGCCGGCCTTCTCGGCCACGGCTTTCTGCGCAACGCGGAAAGCTTCCAGGTCGGTGATGTCGGCTTGGTCGAACTGGGTCACGTGCGGAATGTTCAGCCAGCTGCGATGCAGGCTCGACGCGCCGATTTGCATCAGGCGGGTCATCGGCACTTCTTCGGTCTCGCCGAAGCGGCTGAAGTCCACCACCGGGATCGGTGGAATGCCCGCGCCGCCAGTAGCAGTGCCGGCAGCCGGAGCTTCCTTGGCTTTGTGCATCATGGCTTTGACGTAGACCTGCACGTCTTCCTTCAGCACGCGACCGTGTGGGCCAGTGGCCGACACAGCGTTCAGCTCGACGCCGAACTCACGGGCCAGTTGACGTACCGCCGGGCCAGCGTGAACCTTGGCACCGCTTGGCGCAGGTGCAGCAGCAGGGGCCGGAGCGGC
This genomic window from Pseudomonas marginalis contains:
- the aceF gene encoding dihydrolipoyllysine-residue acetyltransferase, coding for MSELIRVPDIGSGEGEVIELFVKVGDTVEADQSILTLESDKASMEIPAPKAGVVKSLKVKLGDRLKEGDELLELEIEGAADAAPAAAPAAAAAPAPAAEKPAAAAEAPAAPAAAPAAATVQDIHVPDIGSSGKAKIIELLVKVGDTVEADQSLITLESDKASMEIPSPAAGIVESIAVKLEDEVGTGDFILKLKVQGAAPAAAPAPAAAPAAAKAEAAPAAAAPAPAAKAEAAPAPAAAPAPSGAKVHAGPAVRQLAREFGVELNAVSATGPHGRVLKEDVQVYVKAMMHKAKEAPAAGTATGGAGIPPIPVVDFSRFGETEEVPMTRLMQIGASSLHRSWLNIPHVTQFDQADITDLEAFRVAQKAVAEKAGVKLTVLPLLLKACAHLLKELPDFNSSLAPSGKAIIRKKYVHIGFAVDTPDGLLVPVIKNVDQKSLLQLAAEAAALAAKARDKKLTADDMQGACFTISSLGHIGGTGFTPIVNAPEVAILGVSKATIQPVWDGKAFQPKLMLPLSLSYDHRVINGAAAARFTQRLSQLLNDIRTILL
- the msrA gene encoding peptide-methionine (S)-S-oxide reductase MsrA, whose protein sequence is MVLRSEILVNKNVLPTQEQALPGRETPMNLPQTHFVNGNPLLGPFVDDVGFAIFGLGCFWGAERKFWQRDGVVSTVVGYAGGFTPNPTYEEVCSGLTGHSEVVLVVYDQAKVNYEDLLKMFWELHNPTQGMRQGNDIGTQYRSVIYATTPEQLAAAKASADAYQAELTKAGLGTITTEIEEAPTVYFAEAYHQQYLAKNPQGYCGIGGTGVTCPI
- a CDS encoding putative bifunctional diguanylate cyclase/phosphodiesterase, which gives rise to MKSQPDVARMAAEVVTQLPVPSRLGMLRFERLNEASWALLYLDPNCERQFGLSAVELCALLGTPFASLMEPQARYQLHDTIQQQLSDSPHYLVRYTLHTNDGPLSLLEMGEAYKQHNRHLLRGYLMVVDGLFNEVSLPAPTEDLESQNSRLQIALELNQRAQQEQLQHLERVRAQQELILLLARQRYTANNSLQEAAELITRSACDIYQIDCASIWNLEGQRLVPISAYHRDDQQHHLPEPIDASCFPDYLEALHTSRAIDATNAMRDPRTREMVENLRARDVHAMLDASIRVDGQVVGVLCLEQGGSPRAWQADEIAFAGELADQFAQVINNHNRRTATSALHLFQRAVEQSANAFLLVNCDGVVEYVNPSFTAITQYSAEEVHGHRLAQLPALENLSELLFDAPSSLAKSNSWQGEFKSRRKNLEPYWGQLSISKVYGDNRELTHYIGIYEDITQNKLAQQRIERLAYTDNLTNLGNRPAFIRNLDERFARDSDSPISLLLVDIDNFKRINDSLGHQTGDKLLISLARRLRNSLSAGGSLARFASNEFAVLLDDTDLESGQQVASQLLATLDKPMFVDNQLISVTGSVGLACAPLHGRDPQTLMRNAGLALHKAKANGKHQVQVFTEALNAEASYKLFVENNLRRALTQNELDVFYQPKLCLRSGRLLGMEALLRWNHPEKGMIRPDQFISVAEETGLIIPIGKWIARQACRMSRQLSAAGMGNLQVAINLSPKQFSDPDLVASIATILKEEQLPANLLELELTEGLLLEATEDTRLQLDQLKSFGLTLAMDDFGTGYSSLSYLKKFPIDIIKIDRSFIHEIPDNQDDMEITSAVIAMAHNLKLKVVAEGIETPEQLAFLRRHRCDVGQGYLFDRPIPGAELLEKLRRYPRGPIA